One part of the Eucalyptus grandis isolate ANBG69807.140 chromosome 10, ASM1654582v1, whole genome shotgun sequence genome encodes these proteins:
- the LOC104422657 gene encoding proteasome subunit beta type-7-B, translating into MSKEMVDLPPKGGFSFDLCRRNDMLAKKGAKPPSFRKTGTTIVGLIFQDGVILGADTRATEGPIVCDKNCEKIHYMAPNIYCCGAGTAADTEAVTDMVSSQLQLHRYHTGRESRVVTALTLLKRHLFNYQGHVQAALVLGGVDFTGPHLHTIYPHGSTDTLPFATMGSGSLAAMSVFESKFREGLTRDEGIQLVAEAICSGIFNDLGSGSNVDICVITKGHKEYLRNHLLPNPRTYVSEKGYPFPKKTEVLLTKITPLKQKVEIIEAGDAMEE; encoded by the exons ATGTCTAAAGAAATGGTAGATCTTCCTCCCAAGGGTGGATTTAGCTTTGATCTTTGCAGAAGAAATGACATGCTTGCAAAGAAGGGGGCTAAACCACCTTCATTTCGGAAGACAGGAACCACCATTGTTGGTTTAATATTCCAG GACGGTGTAATTCTTGGAGCAGATACAAGAGCAACTGAAGGACCCATTGTTTGTGATAAGAATTGTGAGAAAATTCATTATATGGCTCCAAATATTTATTGCTGTGGGGCGGGGACAGCCGCCGACACGGAGGCTGTAACGG ATATGGTAAGTTCACAGTTGCAGTTACACCGGTACCATACAGGTCGAGAATCAAGGGTTGTCACAGCTCTGACACTTCTTAAGAGGCATCTTTTCAA CTACCAGGGCCATGTCCAAGCTGCTTTGGTTCTTGGTGGGGTTGATTTTACTGGACCTCATCTTCATACA ATATATCCCCATGGATCAACTGACACATTGCCATTTGCTACCATGGGTTCTGGTTCCCTCGCTGCAATGTCTGTTTTTGAGTCAAAGTTTAGAGAAGGCCTGACA AGAGATGAAGGAATTCAACTGGTAGCTGAAGCTATATGTTCTGGTATATTTAACGACTTGGGAAGTGGAAGCAATGTGGATATTTGTGTGATAACAAAG GGGCACAAAGAGTACCTCAGGAACCACCTGTTGCCAAATCCTCGGACATATGTTAGTGAAAAGGGATATCCTTTTCCTAAAAAGACTG AAGTTCTCTTGACGAAGATCACTCCACTGAAGCAGAAGGTGGAAATAATAGAAGCAGGAGATGCTATGGAAGAGTAG
- the LOC104422655 gene encoding E3 ubiquitin-protein ligase RGLG2, whose amino-acid sequence MGARGSTSRDASLRESSSWNQQYGYSQPPYGTDVHGYPPPPAQPAYVQEYAGGGPAGDNRRRLDRRYSRIADDYNSLDEVTEALARAGLESSNLIVGIDFTKSNEWTGARSFHRRSLHHIGDGLNPYEQAISIIGKTLAVFDEDNLIPCYGFGDASTHDQDVFSFYPADRFCNGFEEVLSRYREIVPHLRLAGPTSFAPIIEMAMTIVEQSAGQYHVLVIIADGQVTRSVDTNRGRLSPQEQKTVEAIVEASKFPLSIILVGVGDGPWDMMHEFDDNIPSRAFDNFQFVNFTEIMSKNVAPSRKETEFALAALMEIPSQYKATIELNILGGRKGNAPQRVALPPPRGVPSFSNPKSSRSMSFEPSAEPYYKSKGHVTEPYFESKGHVTATPPATTSTYDNQICPICLSNPKDMAFACGHQTCCECGEDLQLCPICRSPIQTRIKLY is encoded by the exons ATGGGGGCTAGAGGTTCGACTTCGAGAGACGCGAGTTTGAGGGAGAGTTCTTCATGGAATCAGCAGTACGGGTATTCGCAACCGCCATATGGTACAGATGTTCACGGCTATCCGCCTCCGCCAGCTCAGCCGGCCTATGTGCAAGAATATGCCGGCGGCGGCCCGGCTGGTGATAATAGAAGGAGGCTAGATAGAAGGTATTCAAGAATTGCGGATGACTACAATTCGTTGGATGAG GTGACAGAGGCACTTGCACGGGCTGGCCTGGAGTCTTCCAATCTTATTGTTGGTATCGATTTCACCAAGAGCAATGAATGGACAG GGGCAAGATCATTCCACAGACGAAGTTTGCATCACATTGGAGATGGTCTTAATCCCTACGAACAAGCGATATCAATCATTGGCAAAACCTTGGCTGTTTTTGATGAGGATAACTTGATTCCATGTTATGGGTTTGGAGATG CATCAACACATGACCAAGATGTATTCAGCTTCTACCCAGCTGACAGATTTTGCAATGGGTTTGAGGAAGTTCTGAGCCGGTACAGAGAAATTGTCCCCCATTTGAGGCTTGCAG GGCCAACATCTTTTGCTCCTATCATTGAGATGGCAATGACGATTGTTGAGCAGAGTGCTGGACAATATCACGTTTTGGTGATAATTGCGGATGGACAG GTGACAAGAAGTGTTGATACCAACAGAGGCAGGCTAAGTCCCCAGGAGCAGAAGACTGTTGAAGCCATCGTTGAAGCAAG CAAGTTTCCTCTCTCTATTATTTTAGTTGGGGTTGGAGATGGGCCTTGGGACATGATGCACGAATTTGATGACAATATTCCATCTCGAGCCTTTGATAACTTCCAG tTTGTCAATTTCACCGAAATAATGTCAAAGAACGTGGCACCCTCAAGGAAGGAAACTGAATTTGCTCTGGCGGCCTTGATGGAAATTCCTTCTCAGTACAAAGCAACCATTGAACTTAATATATTGGG CGGTCGGAAAGGCAATGCTCCTCAGCGGGTTGCTCTCCCTCCACCACGCGGTGTCCCATCCTTCAGTAACCCAAAGAGTTCGCGTTCGATGAGTTTTGAACCAAGTGCCGAGCCTTATTATAAAAGTAAGGGACATGTTACTGAGCCTTATTTTGAAAGTAAGGGACATGTTACTGCTACTCCTCCAGCCACAACTTCTACTTATGATAACCAG ATTTGCCCCATTTGCCTCAGCAACCCAAAAGACATGGCTTTCGCTTGTGGTCACCAG ACGTGCTGCGAGTGTGGAGAAGACCTGCAGTTGTGCCCCATCTGCCGAAGCCCTATCCAAACGAGAATAAAGCTCTACTAG
- the LOC104422656 gene encoding pentatricopeptide repeat-containing protein At4g35850, mitochondrial — protein sequence MMKLKLLRSLAGPRTPPLAAAAAAAAALGRRHYAAPAAELEKRNYAKNSAEYNTVLGSLTAQRRYGLLRDVYDDMMLDGVQPTRDVFHSLIVGTMRGARLQDVFFFRDEMKTMGLVPDVPLYNFLISTCGKCRNSDQAIRILEEMKKYEVKPNGQTYVCLLNACAAAGRLDRVYAIVRDMTAAGAGLNKFCYAGLITAHKNKTPLAEDTAAKIIELVEQSKGWSSVEASNNVAENVMIGVSEEELYSLPTAEYVHRRGGFVIRQLTVYHVAFHAFADLRNVEAMETLLEMMRKDGKTPDIFTSLQIMRCYLHSGDIDRGLKVFEDYINSGKFPNVELYVTLVEGAMTGHTPRGMQLAQETLVQMNSRNFFLSPKMGSDLLLVAAGEKEGGYTTANFLWDMMQTRKITPSFPAVEAYYKGLKDREIPEDDPRLFAVSKVYDDLRLRFGSGPRPARP from the exons atgaTGAAGCTGAAGCTGCTCCGATCCCTCGCAG GGCCGAGGACTCCgcctctcgccgccgccgccgccgccgccgccgcgctgGGGCGGCGCCACTACGCCGCTCCGGCGGCGGAGCTCGAGAAGAGGAACTACGCCAAGAACTCCGCCGAGTACAACACCGTCCTCGGCTCTCTCACCGCTCAGAGAAG GTACGGGTTGCTGAGGGACGTGTACGACGACATGATGCTCGACGGGGTGCAGCCCACGCGCGACGTGTTCCACTCGCTGATCGTGGGGACCATGAGGGGTGCCCGGCTGCAGGACGTTTTCTTCTTCAGAGACGAAATGAAGACCATGGGCTTGGTCCCCGAT GTGCCTTTGTACAACTTTCTAATATCAACGTGTGGAAAATGCAGAAACTCAGACCAAGCAATTAGG ATTttggaagaaatgaagaaatatgAAGTGAAGCCAAATGGACAAACGTATGTGTGTCTGCTTAATGCATGTGCAGCAGCAGGAAGATTAGATCGAGT TTATGCAATTGTTCGTGATATGACTGCAGCAGGAGCTGGTTTAAACAAGTTCTGTTATGCTGGACTAATAACTGCTCACAAGAACAAGACACCATTGGCGGAGGACACAGCTGccaaa ATTATTGAGCTTGTTGAGCAATCTAAAGGGTGGTCTTCAGTTGAAGCATCAAATAATGTAGCAGAAAATGTGATGATTGGTGTTTCGGAAGAAGAGTTATACAGCTTACCAACTGCTGAGTATGTTCACAGGCGTGGGGGATTTGTTATTCGGCAATTGACAGTTTATCATGTCGCATTTCATGCCTTTGCGGATCTACGGAATGTGGAG GCAATGGAAACTCTTTTGGAGATGATGCGAAAGGATGGAAAAACTCCAGATATATTCACTTCATTGCAAATTATGAG GTGTTACCTTCATTCTGGGGACATTGATCGTGGTCTTAAAGTATTTGAAGATTATATTAATTCTGGAAAGTTTCCTAATGTGGAACTTTATGTG ACACTAGTGGAAGGAGCCATGACTGGGCATACACCAAGGGGGATGCAACTTGCTCAAGAGACGCTG GTGCAAATGAATTCAAGAAACTTTTTCCTGAGTCCCAAAATGGGAAGTGATCTCCTTCTTGTTGCTGCTGGAGAAAAG GAAGGTGGTTACACTACTGCCAACTTTTTGTGGGACATGATGCAAACACGTAAAATTACTCCTTCATTTCCTGCTGTGGAAGCATATTACAAGGGCTTAAAA GATCGCGAGATTCCGGAAGATGATCCTCGTCTCTTTGCGGTCTCCAAGGTTTATGACGATCTTCGCCTAAGATTTGGATCTGGGCCCAGACCTGCACGACCTTGA